A genome region from Syntrophaceae bacterium includes the following:
- the aroD gene encoding type I 3-dehydroquinate dehydratase, translated as MICISVVPATNEEALSLLGRALPLAELVELRIDRIEKPELPMLLYAGRERIVVTNRRRDEGGFFTSCETRRLELLHEAVELGARFVDVEQRTGAKAVGRLADAVRSRGGRTGLIVSHHDLAGTPSAKALAARLRACRALGADVVKIVTLATRAEDNLRVLGLLPQAREMGQDLVAFCMGEQGRLSRVAAPLLGSCWSYASLEKGAASAPGQLTVREMRTILGMLQS; from the coding sequence ATGATCTGCATCTCCGTCGTGCCCGCGACCAACGAGGAGGCCCTGTCGCTGCTGGGACGGGCCCTGCCCCTGGCCGAGCTCGTCGAGCTGCGGATCGACCGGATCGAAAAGCCGGAGCTCCCGATGCTGCTGTATGCCGGAAGGGAACGGATCGTCGTGACGAACCGCCGGCGCGACGAGGGCGGCTTCTTCACGAGCTGCGAGACCCGCCGCCTGGAGCTGCTCCACGAGGCCGTCGAGCTGGGGGCCCGATTCGTGGACGTCGAGCAGCGCACGGGCGCAAAGGCCGTGGGGAGGCTTGCCGATGCGGTCCGGTCCCGGGGCGGAAGGACGGGGCTCATCGTGTCGCACCACGACCTGGCGGGCACGCCCTCCGCAAAGGCGCTGGCCGCAAGGCTGAGGGCCTGCCGGGCCCTCGGGGCCGACGTCGTGAAGATCGTGACCCTTGCGACCCGCGCGGAGGACAACCTCCGGGTCCTGGGGCTCCTGCCGCAGGCCCGGGAGATGGGACAGGACCTCGTCGCCTTCTGCATGGGCGAACAGGGGCGCCTGAGCCGGGTGGCGGCCCCGCTTCTCGGGTCCTGCTGGAGCTACGCGAGCCTCGAGAAGGGAGCCGCTTCGGCGCCGGGGCAGTTGACGGTCAGGGAGATGAGAACCATCCTGGGGATGCTGCAGTCGTGA
- a CDS encoding shikimate dehydrogenase, which produces MATGMRHFALFGNPVGHSLSPLMINAAFGSMGVRADYESHRVENLELAVRMIRERPLDGVSVTLPLKGAIMAFLDEVDDDARAIGAVNTVTNKRGWLKGSNTDWTGLLAAMQEHFPLAGRTVAVLGAGGAARAAVYAILRAGGTPIVFNRSRDRAESLARWFSCETRPLAGLGRTEADVLINATPVGMHPDTGESPVDGRHLARFEWVVETIYNPLETRLLREARAAGCGVVTGLAMFVRQGAEQIRTWTGLEPPVELMMRVVRTTLAQNRARGEGQRET; this is translated from the coding sequence ATGGCAACAGGAATGAGACACTTCGCACTTTTCGGGAACCCCGTGGGGCACAGCCTCTCGCCCCTGATGATCAACGCGGCCTTCGGGTCCATGGGGGTCCGCGCGGACTACGAGTCCCACCGCGTCGAGAACCTGGAGCTCGCGGTCCGGATGATCCGCGAGCGTCCGCTCGACGGCGTGAGCGTGACCCTGCCTCTGAAGGGGGCCATCATGGCCTTCCTCGACGAGGTGGACGACGACGCCCGGGCCATCGGGGCCGTCAACACCGTGACCAACAAACGCGGCTGGCTCAAGGGCTCGAACACGGACTGGACGGGCCTCTTGGCCGCCATGCAGGAGCATTTTCCCCTGGCGGGAAGGACGGTCGCCGTGCTGGGCGCGGGCGGCGCCGCGCGGGCCGCCGTCTACGCGATCCTCCGGGCGGGGGGGACCCCGATCGTCTTCAACCGGAGCCGCGACAGGGCCGAGTCCCTCGCCAGGTGGTTTTCGTGCGAGACACGGCCGCTGGCCGGTCTGGGGAGGACGGAGGCGGATGTCCTGATCAATGCGACCCCCGTCGGGATGCACCCCGACACGGGGGAATCCCCCGTGGACGGGCGTCACCTGGCCCGTTTCGAGTGGGTCGTGGAGACGATCTACAACCCCCTCGAGACGCGCCTGCTCCGGGAGGCCCGCGCCGCGGGATGCGGTGTCGTCACGGGGCTCGCCATGTTCGTCCGCCAGGGGGCGGAGCAGATCCGCACCTGGACGGGGCTCGAGCCCCCGGTCGAGCTGATGATGCGCGTGGTGCGGACGACCCTGGCGCAAAACCGGGCCCGGGGTGAAGGGCAAAGAGAAACGTGA
- the aroA gene encoding 3-phosphoshikimate 1-carboxyvinyltransferase, with translation MDVKEIRPLAAVKAAVQVPGSKSFTQRALVAASLAEGTSLLRNALIAEDTGHLVGALRLLGAQIVNSGPDVIVTGTGGRIANPGRELYLGSNGTAMRFLAGVAAIGSGDTTLTGDARLCERPLKPLLDAMGSLGVSSECRNVPGYPPVTIRGGTMHGGRAVFQDIESSQYVSSILLAAPYAAGDVEVEIRGSAVSRPYVEMTLATMKAFGVAVEKRSEALFTVRSGQRYRSCRYLVEGDLSSASYFFLAAALCGGTVRVANTNFWTHQGDVRFLRFLKELGCGVAATDQWIEVSGGRLAPGDFTASMEDIPDMVPTMAVLAALRPGRTFIRNVPHLRLKESNRLAVLVSELSKTGIRAEELEDGLVVTGGTPRGAEIETYNDHRIAMSFAVLGLVAPGMRIRNPGCVGKSFPGFWDELEKLYRAA, from the coding sequence ATCGACGTGAAGGAAATCAGGCCGCTGGCGGCTGTGAAGGCCGCGGTGCAGGTCCCCGGCTCGAAGAGCTTCACCCAGCGCGCCCTCGTCGCGGCGTCGCTTGCCGAGGGGACGTCGCTGCTGCGCAATGCGCTGATCGCGGAGGACACGGGTCACCTCGTCGGGGCGCTGCGCCTGCTGGGCGCGCAGATCGTCAACTCCGGCCCCGACGTGATCGTCACGGGCACGGGGGGCCGCATCGCGAACCCCGGCCGGGAGCTCTACCTGGGCAGCAACGGGACGGCCATGCGGTTTCTCGCCGGCGTTGCGGCCATCGGGTCCGGCGACACCACGCTTACGGGGGATGCAAGGCTCTGCGAGCGGCCCCTGAAGCCGCTGCTCGACGCGATGGGCAGCCTCGGCGTGTCCAGCGAATGCCGCAACGTCCCGGGCTATCCCCCGGTCACGATCCGCGGAGGCACCATGCACGGCGGGCGTGCCGTCTTCCAGGACATCGAGAGCAGCCAGTACGTCTCCTCGATCCTGCTGGCGGCCCCCTACGCCGCGGGGGACGTGGAGGTCGAGATCCGCGGCTCCGCCGTCTCGCGGCCCTACGTGGAGATGACCCTCGCGACGATGAAGGCCTTCGGCGTCGCCGTGGAGAAGAGATCCGAGGCCCTCTTCACCGTGCGCAGCGGCCAGCGCTACCGGTCCTGCCGGTATCTCGTGGAAGGGGACCTGTCGAGCGCGTCCTATTTCTTCCTCGCCGCGGCCCTCTGCGGCGGAACGGTCCGCGTGGCGAACACGAACTTCTGGACCCACCAGGGGGACGTGCGCTTCCTCCGGTTCCTCAAGGAGCTCGGCTGCGGCGTTGCGGCCACGGACCAGTGGATCGAGGTGTCGGGCGGGAGACTCGCGCCCGGCGATTTCACGGCCTCCATGGAGGACATCCCCGACATGGTCCCGACGATGGCCGTTCTGGCGGCCCTGCGGCCGGGAAGGACGTTCATCCGCAACGTGCCGCACCTGCGTCTCAAGGAGAGCAATCGCCTGGCGGTCCTCGTCAGCGAGCTTTCGAAGACGGGCATACGCGCCGAGGAGCTCGAGGACGGCCTCGTCGTCACGGGCGGGACGCCCCGGGGGGCGGAGATCGAGACCTACAACGATCACCGGATCGCCATGAGCTTCGCCGTGCTGGGGCTCGTGGCACCGGGCATGCGGATCCGCAACCCCGGCTGCGTGGGGAAATCCTTCCCCGGCTTCTGGGACGAACTCGAAAAGCTGTACCGGGCCGCTTGA
- a CDS encoding shikimate kinase: MNIVLIGYRGSGKTSVGRELARLLGRPFFDSDRMVFAKTGRTVREIVEAGGWPAFREAEKAAIAELASLDRAVIALGGGAVMDPENVTALGERGKFVWLRADARTLAGRIRNDESGTGQRPSLTGAGTLEEVERVLAERLPVYRAVADLAVDTAGKHPEAIAAEIAGALSESPARRRVKKDGRRTHVR, encoded by the coding sequence ATGAATATTGTCCTGATCGGGTACCGCGGAAGCGGCAAGACATCCGTCGGAAGGGAACTGGCGAGGCTCCTGGGGAGGCCCTTTTTCGACTCGGACCGGATGGTCTTTGCGAAGACGGGAAGGACCGTCCGCGAGATCGTCGAGGCGGGGGGGTGGCCTGCCTTTCGCGAGGCGGAGAAGGCGGCAATCGCCGAGCTTGCCTCCCTCGACCGGGCCGTCATCGCCCTGGGCGGCGGCGCGGTCATGGACCCCGAGAATGTCACGGCGCTCGGGGAGCGGGGGAAATTCGTGTGGCTCAGGGCCGACGCGAGGACCCTTGCCGGCAGGATCCGCAACGACGAAAGCGGCACGGGTCAGCGGCCGTCCCTCACCGGGGCGGGAACGCTGGAAGAGGTCGAGAGGGTGCTGGCGGAGCGCCTGCCGGTGTACCGTGCCGTGGCCGATCTGGCCGTCGACACGGCGGGAAAGCACCCCGAGGCCATTGCCGCGGAGATTGCCGGCGCGCTGTCGGAGAGCCCGGCCCGGCGGCGGGTAAAGAAAGACGGGAGGCGGACGCATGTCCGGTAA
- the aroC gene encoding chorismate synthase translates to MSGNTFGVIFRVTTFGESHGPGLGAVIDGCPPGLDLAEADIQDELDRRRPGGHAASTPRREEDRVEILSGVFEGKTTGTPIALLIRNLDIDSSAYEELREVFRPGHGDFTYMKKYGIRDHRGGGRASGRETAARVAAGAVARRILAREGIAVSGCTVELGGIAIETRSEAAAGSNRLRCPDPEAAARMEALLEEARRAGDTLGGIVEVRVTGCPAGLGEPVFDKMDADLAKALMGIGTVKGVEIGAGFQAARLRGSQCNDPLGPGGFGTNRAGGVLAGITTGQEIVIRAACKPIASIALEQDTIDIHGNPKTISVRGRHDACVIPRVIPVCEAMVCLVVADHLLRQKANR, encoded by the coding sequence ATGTCCGGTAACACCTTCGGCGTAATCTTCAGGGTCACCACGTTCGGGGAGTCCCACGGTCCCGGCCTCGGAGCCGTCATCGACGGCTGCCCGCCGGGTCTCGATCTTGCGGAGGCGGACATCCAGGACGAGCTCGACCGCCGCAGGCCGGGGGGACACGCCGCGTCCACCCCCAGGCGGGAGGAGGACCGCGTGGAGATCCTCTCGGGGGTGTTCGAGGGGAAAACGACGGGGACGCCGATCGCCCTTTTGATCCGCAACCTGGACATCGACAGCAGCGCCTATGAAGAGCTGCGGGAGGTCTTCCGCCCCGGGCACGGGGATTTCACCTACATGAAGAAATACGGCATCCGGGACCACCGCGGTGGCGGCCGCGCCTCGGGGCGCGAGACCGCTGCGCGCGTGGCGGCCGGGGCCGTCGCCCGCAGGATCCTGGCGCGCGAGGGGATCGCCGTGTCGGGCTGCACGGTGGAACTGGGCGGCATCGCGATCGAGACGCGTTCCGAAGCGGCGGCCGGCTCGAACCGCCTGCGGTGCCCCGACCCGGAGGCGGCGGCACGGATGGAGGCCCTGCTCGAGGAGGCCAGGCGCGCAGGCGACACCCTCGGCGGCATCGTAGAGGTGCGCGTGACCGGCTGCCCGGCCGGGCTCGGCGAGCCCGTCTTCGACAAGATGGACGCAGACCTCGCGAAGGCCCTCATGGGCATCGGGACGGTGAAGGGCGTGGAGATCGGCGCGGGGTTCCAGGCGGCCAGGCTGAGGGGATCGCAGTGCAACGACCCCCTTGGGCCCGGCGGGTTCGGGACGAACCGCGCAGGCGGGGTCCTCGCCGGGATCACGACGGGGCAGGAGATCGTGATCCGCGCGGCCTGCAAGCCGATTGCCTCGATCGCCCTGGAGCAGGACACGATCGACATCCACGGAAACCCGAAAACGATCTCCGTGCGGGGCAGGCACGACGCCTGCGTCATCCCGCGCGTGATCCCCGTCTGCGAGGCCATGGTGTGCCTGGTCGTTGCAGATCACCTGCTCAGACAAAAGGCAAACCGATGA
- a CDS encoding prephenate dehydrogenase/arogenate dehydrogenase family protein, translated as MKNTGTPISPPKRFPIGIIGGTGGMGRWFAAFFEKEGHPVIVSGKGTGPRPDEMAASCPVVIVSVPIGATIEVIRQVGPHMKRESLLMDLTSLKAQPVRAMLESSVSEVIGLHPLFGPSVPSLEGQNIAICPARGGRWLPWARDVFGRNGAKLVETTPERHDEIMAVVQVLNHLSTLALGLAVHDTGISREELVRFSTPLFRGKMEMIDRVFSRPDLHAEIIGGNPHTGRMIGLYRKALDRIAQAALEGDAPAVAALMRTR; from the coding sequence ATGAAGAACACCGGAACCCCCATCTCCCCTCCGAAGCGTTTCCCCATCGGCATCATCGGGGGCACGGGCGGCATGGGCCGCTGGTTCGCCGCATTCTTCGAGAAGGAAGGCCACCCGGTCATCGTCTCGGGAAAGGGCACGGGCCCGCGCCCGGACGAGATGGCGGCGTCCTGCCCCGTCGTCATCGTGAGCGTGCCCATCGGGGCGACGATTGAGGTCATCCGGCAGGTGGGCCCGCACATGAAGCGGGAATCGCTCCTCATGGATCTGACGTCCCTGAAGGCTCAACCGGTGCGGGCCATGCTCGAATCGTCGGTCTCGGAGGTCATCGGCCTGCACCCCCTGTTCGGCCCCTCGGTGCCTTCCCTGGAGGGGCAGAATATCGCGATCTGCCCGGCGCGGGGCGGCCGGTGGCTTCCCTGGGCCCGGGACGTCTTCGGGAGAAACGGCGCAAAGTTGGTCGAGACAACGCCCGAGCGGCATGACGAGATCATGGCCGTCGTGCAGGTTCTGAATCACCTCAGCACGCTCGCCCTGGGGCTTGCCGTCCATGACACGGGGATTTCGCGGGAGGAATTGGTGCGCTTCTCCACGCCGCTGTTTCGGGGGAAGATGGAGATGATCGACCGGGTCTTCTCGCGCCCGGACCTGCATGCGGAGATCATCGGGGGAAATCCGCACACCGGGCGGATGATCGGCCTGTACCGCAAGGCGCTGGACCGCATTGCGCAGGCCGCCCTCGAGGGGGATGCCCCCGCCGTGGCGGCGCTGATGCGGACCCGATAA
- the trpE gene encoding anthranilate synthase component I produces the protein MFKPSFEEFKELSKRGNLIPVYREILADEETPVTALLKIRKRPYAFLLESVEGGEKWGRYTFLGADPLAVVRVKPGEVEVRSNGHLMQIPHGGDPLAVLKELLARYRPVTVGGLPRFSGGAVGFLSYDMVRYFEKRLAKNPRADSGLDDAVFMVTDTLIVFDNVRHTIKVVASARCDDGPGCLEGAYAEATAKIDGMIERLQEPVKPLLLRSRACHSDVVFESNMTPEAFRDMVRRAKEYIVAGDIIQAVLSQRFSAENSIDPVDLYRALRFVNPSPYLFFLKMEDVYLIGSSPEVMVRVEDGFAELRPIAGTRRRGRTEQEDRALADELLEDPKERAEHVMLVDLGRNDLGRIAAIGSVQVNQYMVVERYSHVMHLVSNVRARLAEGKDCFDVMRAAFPAGTLTGAPKVRAMEIIDELEPEGRGPYGGAVGYVSFTGNMDFCITIRTMLLRGGTLSIQVGAGIVADSDPGKEYEETLNKAAGMMKAVRLAARGFELDGEGEKR, from the coding sequence ATGTTCAAGCCGTCGTTTGAGGAATTCAAGGAACTGTCGAAGCGGGGAAACCTCATCCCCGTCTACCGGGAGATTCTCGCCGACGAGGAAACCCCGGTTACGGCCCTTCTCAAGATCCGCAAGCGGCCCTACGCCTTCCTGCTCGAGAGCGTCGAGGGCGGCGAGAAGTGGGGCCGCTACACCTTCCTGGGCGCCGACCCCCTGGCGGTGGTCCGCGTGAAGCCCGGCGAGGTGGAGGTCCGCAGCAACGGCCATCTCATGCAGATCCCCCACGGGGGCGATCCCCTCGCGGTGCTCAAGGAGCTTCTCGCCCGCTACCGGCCCGTCACCGTGGGCGGCCTGCCCCGCTTCAGCGGCGGTGCCGTGGGGTTTCTGTCCTACGACATGGTCCGCTACTTCGAAAAGCGCCTGGCGAAGAATCCCCGCGCGGACAGCGGCCTGGACGATGCCGTCTTCATGGTCACGGACACGCTCATCGTCTTCGACAACGTCCGCCACACAATCAAGGTGGTCGCCTCGGCCCGGTGTGACGACGGGCCGGGATGCCTCGAGGGGGCCTACGCCGAGGCGACGGCGAAGATCGACGGCATGATCGAGCGGCTGCAGGAGCCCGTCAAGCCGCTGCTCCTGAGAAGCAGGGCTTGCCATTCAGACGTGGTGTTCGAGTCCAACATGACGCCCGAGGCCTTCCGGGACATGGTCCGCCGGGCCAAGGAATACATCGTTGCGGGCGACATCATCCAGGCGGTCCTCTCGCAGCGGTTCTCGGCCGAAAACTCGATTGACCCCGTCGATCTCTACCGGGCGCTTCGCTTCGTCAACCCGTCGCCGTATCTCTTCTTCCTCAAGATGGAGGATGTTTACCTCATCGGCTCCTCGCCGGAGGTCATGGTCCGCGTCGAGGACGGCTTCGCGGAGCTGAGGCCCATCGCGGGCACGAGGCGGCGCGGCCGCACGGAGCAGGAGGACCGGGCGCTGGCCGACGAGCTTCTCGAGGACCCGAAGGAAAGGGCCGAGCACGTCATGCTCGTCGATCTGGGTCGAAACGACCTGGGGCGCATCGCCGCCATCGGCAGCGTCCAGGTCAACCAGTACATGGTCGTCGAGCGCTACTCCCACGTCATGCACCTCGTCTCCAACGTGCGGGCCCGGCTGGCCGAAGGGAAGGACTGCTTCGACGTGATGCGGGCCGCCTTCCCGGCGGGGACGCTCACCGGGGCCCCCAAGGTCCGGGCCATGGAGATCATCGACGAGCTAGAACCGGAGGGCCGCGGGCCCTACGGGGGCGCCGTGGGGTACGTGAGCTTCACGGGCAACATGGACTTCTGCATCACGATCCGGACGATGCTGCTGCGGGGCGGGACGCTTTCGATCCAGGTGGGCGCGGGCATCGTGGCCGACTCCGACCCCGGGAAGGAATACGAGGAGACCCTGAACAAGGCGGCCGGCATGATGAAGGCGGTGAGGCTGGCGGCGAGGGGGTTTGAGCTTGACGGCGAAGGAGAAAAGAGATGA
- a CDS encoding aminodeoxychorismate/anthranilate synthase component II yields the protein MILMIDNYDSFTYNLVQYLGQLGCEVAVHRNDEITLEDIEAMAPEAIILSPGPCTPREAGVTVETIRRFHERIPILGICLGHQAIGYAFGAEVVRAERLMHGKTSPVYNDGRTIFRGLPNPLTAGRYHSLLVRRDSLPAFLEVSAETEEGEVMGLRHRHFPLEGVQFHPESVLTPNGKRILKNFLEIVTGNGKGA from the coding sequence ATGATACTCATGATCGACAACTACGATTCGTTCACCTACAACCTCGTCCAATACCTGGGCCAGCTGGGCTGCGAGGTGGCCGTGCACCGCAACGACGAGATCACCCTCGAGGACATCGAGGCGATGGCCCCCGAGGCGATCATCCTTTCGCCGGGCCCCTGCACCCCGAGGGAGGCGGGGGTCACCGTCGAGACGATCCGCCGGTTCCACGAGCGGATCCCCATCCTGGGCATCTGCCTGGGGCACCAGGCCATCGGCTACGCCTTCGGCGCCGAGGTCGTCCGCGCGGAGCGGCTGATGCACGGCAAGACCTCGCCCGTTTACAACGACGGCCGGACGATCTTCAGGGGGCTGCCCAACCCGCTCACGGCGGGCCGGTATCATTCGCTGCTCGTCCGCCGGGACTCGCTTCCCGCCTTTCTCGAGGTGAGCGCCGAGACCGAGGAGGGCGAGGTCATGGGGCTGCGGCACAGGCATTTCCCCCTCGAGGGGGTCCAGTTCCACCCCGAGTCGGTCCTCACCCCGAACGGGAAGCGCATTCTGAAGAACTTCCTGGAGATCGTCACCGGGAACGGGAAAGGAGCGTAG
- the trpD gene encoding anthranilate phosphoribosyltransferase — protein sequence MIREALAKVVQGIDLEESEMTEVMTEIMEGKATPAQIGAFITALRMKGETVAEVTGAARVMRLKATRIDARSPVIVDTCGTGGDGRNTFNISTTAAFVVAAAGLTVAKHGNRAVSSGCGSADVLEAIGVNIDAPPEIVEECIQQAGIGFLFAPRLHGAMKYAIGPRREIGLRTIFNMLGPLTNPASATAQLVGVYDPKLTEMFAGVLKNLGTKHAFVVHGSDGLDEATVTGRTRVSELKDGIVRTYNIDPVDYFGATDGGESLAGGDASTNAEITKAVLSGEEGARRRIVVLNAALAIVAGGKAQSIAEGVKVAEECIDSGAAIKKLQALIEMSRS from the coding sequence ATGATCCGCGAAGCACTGGCGAAGGTCGTCCAGGGAATCGACCTCGAGGAATCGGAAATGACGGAGGTCATGACGGAGATCATGGAGGGGAAGGCGACACCCGCCCAGATCGGGGCCTTCATCACCGCCCTGCGCATGAAGGGGGAGACCGTCGCCGAGGTCACCGGCGCCGCACGGGTGATGCGCCTCAAGGCCACGCGCATCGACGCCCGCTCGCCCGTCATCGTCGATACCTGCGGCACCGGGGGCGACGGCCGCAACACCTTCAACATCTCCACCACGGCGGCCTTCGTGGTGGCGGCCGCGGGGCTCACGGTGGCCAAGCACGGCAACCGCGCCGTCTCGAGCGGCTGCGGCAGCGCCGACGTTCTCGAGGCGATCGGGGTCAACATCGATGCCCCCCCCGAGATCGTCGAGGAATGCATCCAGCAGGCGGGGATCGGGTTCCTCTTCGCGCCGAGGCTCCACGGGGCCATGAAGTACGCCATCGGGCCGCGGCGCGAGATCGGCCTGCGGACGATCTTCAACATGCTGGGGCCGCTGACCAACCCCGCCTCGGCGACGGCGCAGCTCGTCGGCGTCTACGACCCGAAGCTCACGGAGATGTTCGCGGGGGTGCTGAAGAACCTCGGGACGAAGCACGCCTTCGTCGTGCACGGATCGGACGGTCTCGACGAGGCCACCGTCACGGGCAGGACGCGCGTCTCGGAGCTCAAGGACGGGATCGTCAGGACCTACAACATCGACCCCGTCGACTACTTCGGGGCGACCGACGGGGGGGAGTCGCTCGCCGGCGGCGATGCCTCGACGAATGCCGAGATCACCAAGGCCGTCCTTTCGGGCGAGGAGGGCGCCCGCCGCCGGATCGTCGTCCTGAACGCGGCGCTGGCCATCGTGGCCGGCGGGAAGGCGCAGTCGATCGCCGAGGGGGTCAAGGTCGCCGAGGAGTGCATCGACAGCGGCGCCGCAATCAAAAAGCTGCAGGCGCTCATCGAAATGAGCCGGAGCTGA
- the trpC gene encoding indole-3-glycerol phosphate synthase TrpC gives MILQQIIGNKRDEVARQKHILPHSELRRMLADRAPTRDFAAALRGSGCAVIAEVKRSSPSKGRIRDDFDPVAIARTYEESGASAVSILTERKFFEGSAAYVPQIRKAVNLPLLRKDFVIDSYQIAETRVLGGDALLLIARVLEAGELLDFIGLASELGLAALVEVHDEADLEKALSAGARIVGINNRDLQTFRTDLEVSSRLARRIPEGVTAVSESGIEGRRDIERLMEAGIHAFLVGESLMREADIGRKLRELLGHE, from the coding sequence ATGATTCTCCAGCAAATCATCGGCAACAAGCGCGACGAGGTTGCCCGCCAGAAACATATCCTTCCCCATTCGGAGCTGCGGCGGATGCTGGCTGACAGGGCGCCGACGCGCGACTTCGCGGCGGCGCTCCGGGGAAGCGGCTGTGCGGTGATCGCCGAGGTCAAGCGCAGCTCGCCGTCGAAGGGCCGGATCCGCGACGACTTCGACCCCGTCGCGATCGCCCGCACCTACGAGGAAAGCGGGGCTTCGGCCGTCTCCATCCTGACGGAGAGGAAATTCTTCGAGGGCAGTGCCGCGTACGTGCCGCAGATCCGAAAGGCCGTCAATCTGCCTCTTCTTCGGAAGGACTTCGTCATCGATTCCTACCAGATCGCCGAGACCCGTGTCCTGGGCGGCGATGCCCTGCTTCTCATTGCGAGGGTCCTGGAAGCGGGTGAATTGCTGGACTTCATCGGCCTCGCCTCCGAGCTTGGCCTTGCGGCCCTCGTGGAAGTGCACGACGAGGCCGATCTGGAAAAGGCCCTCTCGGCGGGTGCGCGGATCGTGGGGATCAACAACCGCGACCTGCAGACCTTCCGGACGGACCTCGAGGTCAGCAGCCGACTTGCCCGCCGAATCCCGGAGGGCGTCACCGCGGTGAGCGAGAGCGGGATCGAGGGCCGCAGGGACATCGAGCGTCTCATGGAAGCGGGCATTCATGCCTTTCTCGTCGGCGAGAGCCTCATGCGGGAGGCGGACATCGGCAGAAAGCTGAGGGAACTGCTGGGCCATGAATAG
- a CDS encoding phosphoribosylanthranilate isomerase gives MVQIKICGITNMGDAQAAAEAGADALGFVFHPASPRCVTPGQARGIIDALPPMVCTVGVFVNLPADEVLRVADLCGLDFIQLHGSETPEYCRRLPRERLIKAVSFRSEADFVATDDYPVRAFLVDARDPVRFGGTGKTCDWDLARSFARRHPLILAGGLNADNVGAALEAVQPLAVDLSSGVEASPGKKDHDKLRALAAAVRTHGAPSFAGDREPVFRRISLRHGLKGDL, from the coding sequence ATGGTTCAGATCAAGATCTGCGGCATTACCAATATGGGGGATGCACAGGCGGCAGCCGAAGCCGGGGCGGACGCATTGGGATTCGTGTTTCACCCCGCAAGCCCCCGCTGCGTGACTCCCGGCCAGGCCAGGGGGATCATCGATGCGCTGCCCCCGATGGTCTGCACGGTGGGGGTCTTCGTGAACCTGCCCGCCGATGAGGTGCTGCGGGTCGCGGATCTGTGCGGGCTCGACTTCATCCAGCTCCACGGGAGCGAAACGCCGGAATACTGCCGCCGCCTTCCCCGCGAGAGGCTGATCAAGGCCGTCTCCTTCCGGAGCGAGGCGGACTTCGTCGCAACGGACGATTACCCGGTGCGGGCCTTTCTCGTCGATGCCCGCGACCCGGTCCGCTTCGGCGGGACGGGGAAGACCTGCGACTGGGACCTCGCGCGCAGCTTCGCCCGCCGTCACCCCCTCATCCTGGCGGGGGGGCTGAACGCGGACAACGTCGGGGCGGCCCTGGAGGCGGTTCAGCCCCTGGCCGTCGACCTGTCGAGCGGGGTGGAGGCGTCACCGGGGAAAAAGGATCATGACAAGCTCCGCGCCCTCGCCGCCGCGGTCAGAACCCATGGTGCCCCGAGTTTCGCGGGTGACCGGGAACCCGTTTTCAGGAGAATCTCCCTGCGACATGGACTGAAGGGGGATTTATGA